Genomic segment of Citrus sinensis cultivar Valencia sweet orange chromosome 7, DVS_A1.0, whole genome shotgun sequence:
TCAAGTATGGTAACTAAGTGTCAAACACTTTCATATCGACTCCATCGTAATGTAATTCTACATCTTTTAGTGTTAAGGTAAATCTTAATTACACATGATCGTCATCCTCGGTCTTTCAAGATTTGCCTAAATGCGATGCAAGTTGCTGTCTGTTAGATGTTAGAATATAGATCCACAATGTTGTAAAAGGTGCAGAACCATTGAAACgaactaaattaaatataaaggtttacccaaaaataaaaaaatagaaaatgttgATCAAAAGACAACTGAAAGACtatatatgtgtatgtatTAATAACTGAACAATCTGATTGTTTCAAAGACAACATTACAACTGCATGTTGAAGGGATGCCTACTATATCCAACATTTTTACAGTTTCTAATGTCATTTTCCGCCTCTCATGCTATCAAAGTAAAAACCTAAAACCAACTCATTTTATCTCTATCCAATGGATCACGGCAATCAATCATACATGTCATCTTCTGCTCCACTTGATTGATAGGGGTCTTGTTGCCGTGAACCATTATGTGATCTTTCAAGATCCTCTTGGGAATCTACCCTTCCCATCTTTGAACTCGAACTGTTaccctttgaatttgaataagcCTGAAGGTATCAGCACATAAAAGATGCatgcaaacaaacaaataaatatatgaatgcTCTGATTATTCGAacttcagataaaaaaaacactatAAAATACTTGTATAAAATAGTTCTTAACATACCCCTTGCTCCTTCAATTCTATTGCAGTTACATTCGCTCTTCGCCTTACAGCAATACTTGAAGGAATGGGAAAATGTTCGACTTCGTCATTAGATCTTCCCTCTATTGCCCTCTTCTTCCTCAAATTAAGCTTTGTGGGCAGAGGCTGCATCATGATGAGAACGTGTGAGTAACAGAGAAATCAATAGAAAACATGTACATTGAAAATAGAAATCCAATTTAAGTGCATACCACGTAGCGagcttcatcatcatcaaacgAAACAAGGTATGTGGTTGGGTCATCTGCATCATCACCCCGCACCTGTTGAATTGACAAAAGGCTTGTGTTAACTAAAGAATCAAAACAATAGTTTGCAAAATAATGTTTAAACAGTAATTGTACATACATCCCAGTGGTACTCGCGAACCCAAGAAAATGAGACGTCTTCATTCTCATCATACATATCCTTTGATAGCTGCCACCATATACAAGAACCATTAATAAACCATCGATTGGCATAGATAGacatcataaataaatttaaaccaCAATAACAGTTCAAAGATACAATATGGGAAATCGAAGAGTGTCTACCTCATTTACAGAAGGGACCATATACGCCAAGAATTTCTCTGGGTTAGCAGAATCTGAGCCTGTTGCCACATAACTTTTCATAATAGCCTGTGATATAAGAGATGAGAACATCAATATATGCTTCATCGGCCACTATAGGAAACAGAAGTAAAAGGCAAATATTCATATGTTTTCCCCAACTTCAACAAATCAATAACATATTTAGCTGTTAAACATCCAATTAATGGTTGCGGCATGCATTCTTTTCAATTGTATGTGTGTTGCACAGGGGTGAGCAATTAAAATTTCCCATTAAATTGCATTCCACGCAGTAAAGTATATCCAGCCATTGAGTAGTGTTAACTGACCTTACATTATATAAAACAACAAGGTGAGATAACAACGTAGTTTCAGCAACATTCCAGAATGTCTCATTCATTTTCTCAATGCGCTAAAACTTCTTATGAGTAAACATCCACGCTTTAAGCTTTTCTAatgattgatttgatttttttaccaACACTTATTCCTTTCATTACATCTATGCAACAaaacttatttataaataactgACCCGTGATTCGTGGGCATCTCGAACAGATTTGTCCATCTTGCTGTAGATTTCAGAATCCGCTGTGGGAGCACCATCAAATGTCGCTGCAACAAATTGATCATCATATCTGGCAAAAACAAAGCTCAAGATGATCATGAACACGAAGGGATGCACACTATCATCGGAGACTAAATTGTCAAGGTCATGTCCAATCAGTCATCAACCAACTCCTCCATTACAAATAGTTTGTCAGTCCATAAACAATATTTAAAGTAGAGGATTTCTTCACTTTATTAGAACAGCTAATTCATTCATATTTCCAGAGCTAGGCAAGCtacaaaaaaattcacaacAGACTCaacttcttgttttatttacttgcTACTTGAAATGCGGTGCTTCAGTATCAATGATATGAGGTGCAAACAAGGATGAGGTTCTCATCAATTCAGCAATAAAAGGTTCTATTTctggttttaaattttaatatggcTAAAATATATCTTCTTTCCCATACAGAAGAGACACTCTCACATGAGGCAAACCCAAGCTGCATCAAGATTAGACCAAAATATATTGCTCCACAGTAAAACAGTAAAAGACAAAAGGAGTCATACCGCTCAAAATCAGGTAACAGAGGCAAAATCTCAACAGgctgtaaatttttattggttgCGTGAATAGGACGCAACTTGCATGCCTCAAAGGAAGCCTCAATTTCCTTAATTTGTCTCTCCCTGAAAAGATCATTGAtgatttcaataaaaagaaatggaaaatgatGTCACAAGTGTTTTCTGGTCTGCTTCTGCATTCAAAAGGACAGGTTCACTATAACAAACCTATCATTAAGGTTTTCCAATATGCTACGGCCCCCCTTCATTTCTCGCAGTTCTTTTGCTTGTTTTTCAGTCAAAGACTGCAAAAACGAATGCACATTGTCATGACATAGCCATCAGCAATGTTTGCAATACAATATCACAAGCAATATTGGACTTATCTAATACCTGTCTTGCTGATTCCATGCTAAGAGGAGATATATACTGCGTTTTGACTAGCCAAGAAACACCTTTATCCGTAGGtcgttcttttctttttataccATCTTTTTTCACTGGGGTAACTACTTCATCATCTCGCAACAATTCCTCATCCTCTGGATCAAGAGGTGGTCTAACACTGGGAGGGCTAATTATGCAAgtagacaaaagaaaatcagcaAAGCCATGAAAAAGAGTTgctaaaattctttaaaataggTAAAACAGTTCAGAGGTGATACTTGTATACACTAAGGTCAAGTAGGTCAAGTGGTATCCCGAGATCTGGCTCAACATGTAGTTGGGGCTTGTAATTTTTCTCCAACGATGAGAATGTGTATCTTGTAAAACTGCAATAAAGCATTGAAAGATTACCATGGtaaattttaaccaaaatagGTCAAATCATAAGATCTGGATGCGTGAAGGAAACAAACTAAAACTTCTTCCTTTTCTCTTTGCTACCTCAAGCAGACCAAAGCTAGTTTCTACACTTCCATGCACCTTATAAGATCTATGCATTTGCCTTCAAATTAATGAGCATATTTCTTGTCTTCCACATAATCTATTTAGGGTATGACCTgcattatcaatttatatgtcttttcttttgctttattatACATCATCTCATCTTGCTCCATGAGCTTTATTGTTGTCCTAATTAAGTCCACCAAGACCGCACCACAGTAGCCTCGTCAACCAGAATACAAGGGAATTGCAGCAATATACCTCTGGCTGGATCTTTTCTTATCCTCAAAATGTTATAcataaatacacacacacgaAATGCATCAACATAATAAGCtaattaacaaaagaaaaataagtaacATCTCATACCGATCTTTATCTTTCTTCAGCGCCATAAGCTTTGGCTGTGCACTTGGCTCAGGAAGTTCATTTCGAAATCTACAAAGAGATCAAAGGTTAAGATAGCATCTCACCATTAGAAATTAATAGTGTAACCACCTGACAGAGAAAATATTGCAAGAACAACATAGCAGACCCAAAAATCATCTTTTTTCCAATGTTTCACATCGCTGAAATCAGAGCATTGACAAGTCATATTAAAATGCctttatgaaacaaaatataagCACAATATTCCACAGGAAAGCAAACATCACACCAATGTCAAGGCTAGGCATAATTCATAGAGATGATTCTCTTTTAAGTATGTATTTCACATATCCTTTCCGCTACACTACGGTTCTGAATGATTTAATATCTTTGATCTTTTCACTTCAGAAACCATACTCACTTCAACTTGCACAAGAACGTGGTTGGCTTCTTCAACCTATTCTCAGTCCTCTCACCACTCAAAAGCGGTGCAGCTCTTCTATCCCCCATCCTTGACCCTACCATTGACCCATGCCCTCCTTTCCCAGAAGCCACCATCTGACTCTTCTGCATAACCACATTCTGAGACTCCTTCATTTGTAGCCTATGCTTTTCCTCCTGCCTATGCTTCTCATACTCCCTCTTCTTCCTTATCCGCCTCTCCTCCTCTGTCTCCACCCTCCCTGAACCCCCATTCACCTTCTTCACCCCAGGTGGTGGAACTGGTGGCCTGTGTTGCTTCGAATGACCAGGATCATGCCTAGAAACCTCCTTAGATGCCCTCTTATCGCGATCACTCGTTCCAGTATCTCTCCCCTCAACGTCCTTCGGCGGAGGAGGCGGGGGAGAACCAGGAGGTGGCGGGGGTGGGATTGACGAGCTGGGTGGCGGAGACGAAGGTGGTGGAGGTGGAAGTGGTGGCTGCATTGGTGGATACattgaattttgattataCTGATTACTTGAATAATACATTGAAGGTTGTGTCTGTTGTTGggttggtggtggtggagggGGAGGGGGAGGCGGAGGTGGGTATGAAGATTCCGGTGGCGGGGGTGGTGGCGGTTGTGCATATGAGTATGGTTGGTGATAATGTTGCTGAGCACCACCACCAGTATTACTATAACCACCCCAGTTTTGAGAGTAAGGGTTTGGcctttgttgttgttgttgctgttgagGTGGCGGCGGTGGCTGTGAAGGGTTTTGGTTTGGAGGAGGTGGTGGCGGGAATGACGATTGCGGTGGTTGTGGGAATGGCCTGTAAGAGGCCATATTGatcaaaattgaatctttgaTTCAGAAAGAAGCAAAAAATCTAGCCTTGATTCAAAAGGAATCAAGAGTTTTTAAACAAAGCGCTACGCTGCAAGCGGAAGAGAATTCAGAAGCTAGATTCTAAATTATGATTCTCGGATTACAGTACCGAAACAAAACCCTAGAAAAAGAGAATGGGAATGAAAATCCCTCCGAGGTTTGAAAATTCCACTGGCCTAAGCTAGAggcaaaatcagattttgaattCTGGGATGAATTCTTGAGTGAAATTCATCGAAACCCCACTTCTCGAAATGAATCTAGcattcaaattacaattctaCTTCTAATTCTAGTTCTAAATCCTTGAAAATCAAACCAGACCCAAAATAAGAACAAAccagagaaaaaaatgaaatttgatcaGTCAAAAACGTTGGATTCTCTAAAGCTTgataaagattttataatgaaaaaagaacAGATAGAGACAAATAATTTGCACAAATTGAGAGAGTTTCAGTTACTTAAAGAGTAGGAACAGACAACTTTGAATGTGGTGTGTTcaattttggatttgttttACAGGTCACtggatttttctcttttttgaaCATAACAGTGGTTTTTCGGGAAATTTCGGCCGAAACATATTTTTTAGGGCCGAAATTAGGCGGTTATTCGGGTTTCAGAGGGGGCTAATTGGGaaatgtattttgacatttattaTCTGggttgttttatatatattttgtcgCCAATTATGGAAAAATACGAGAGTCGGATTTTGTTACTAATTTTTGAGGTGGGTTTTTAATGACAAGAATTATTAGGATTCCATAATTTGCATTAAATAAATGGGAGAAACTTATTAAGAATTTAGGTCCAATTTTGATTCAaatgtcataaaaaaattgaacataaGGATTAATAGAAGAGCAATGTTAGTTAtcacaatatttaaattttaatttaaatattaatttatttaacatttatttattgaatgataattaaataattaagtaattttataagttattaaatttacCATTTAATAGATGGGTGATAGATgacattgaatttaaattagaacTCAAATGCAAGGATTCTTAATATATTGTTGAtagattgtaattttttgaCACAACATCCctacaaatttatatattttttaattttcacaaaatatatCAAGAATAAAACTATGGTGCAACTGTAGTACCATATCACAGTTGCACCATAATTGGATCCATATATCAGCCTACTTTTTGTCacatattaaattacttaaagactttataatacttaaaaaaattataacaattttaacagaaaaatagtcaacacaaaaataaataaataaataaaaggtcATATTCTCGATCCATTTAATAAAGCCCAATCCAATATCCATACACACAAACCAtaacaatttttgttttaccaTTATTTCTGTTGATAAATCAAAAAATGTTATATGGGGCTGAAgatcaatgaaaaaaaaagatattattattatctctactttatattatttatttatttatttaagaaagatctaaatttaaaattatctaaaatatttctataataTTACAtcacaacaaatttttttaatcagttaaaataatacaacacGATCTATAAATAGATTGACACGATAggacataattattaatcatgtCAATTCATGTTAGTTTGAATACGAAAAAATCATGTCATATATGTGTAATGACCCATATTACCACCCTTATATTTAACATACATGTAGAATGATTTATATAAACATTAATAagaagagaaataataattatcttaCTCAGTATGAAAATACttgaactgaaaaaaaaaaaaaatagtgtcaATACATCGTATTTTTTCTTAAGGAAGAAAATAGACTTACACAGATCGGTGATTTTTCATATTGTTGTCGATAAACACACCGAAATGAAGGGAAAGTTGAGAGAAATTATTCTACTGTTGTAACTCTCGCCGCCCCTAATATATTAAGAACTGAAATGATTTAGGGTTAGCTTCCTTGATCTTAGCGTATAAATATTACGATCTAACGGCCATTGTGACTCGATAAAATCATCTGAGCCGTTGATTGAGATATAAATTTGCTTCtttaaaaagttcaaaatagaTAGAAGGTAAACATTATACGTGATATCTATCAGtcattaatttgtaaatatttaacaGTTCACACTATCTCTTTTTAGACTcctaaatattcattaaacctattaattacataataaaataatacatacatacatacattagTTCACAAATATACTTAGATAAAAATCCAACTATTACCActattcttaaaataataataataataataatagtgtaATTAGAGTACAACTGTCTAAGCTTGGAGAAAGTATATACATCCTAAATGACTTGAATTCATGTCTAAAGATCCGACAAATTGACCCTCTATTTGAGGCccaataatgaaaatttagcCCACCAAATGGACTGTttctcttatttaattttggatttgattccCCTTCTACGTTGGaacataattttgatttatcgTATTTTATCTTAGTGCCAAAATTAGAAGGCTGGAATAGGAGTAAGTGGGAAAGGTTATTGTGTATCTTGGTTgtttatattgaattttttg
This window contains:
- the LOC102610204 gene encoding protein PAF1 homolog isoform X1, translated to MASYRPFPQPPQSSFPPPPPPNQNPSQPPPPPQQQQQQQRPNPYSQNWGGYSNTGGGAQQHYHQPYSYAQPPPPPPPESSYPPPPPPPPPPPPTQQQTQPSMYYSSNQYNQNSMYPPMQPPLPPPPPSSPPPSSSIPPPPPPGSPPPPPPKDVEGRDTGTSDRDKRASKEVSRHDPGHSKQHRPPVPPPGVKKVNGGSGRVETEEERRIRKKREYEKHRQEEKHRLQMKESQNVVMQKSQMVASGKGGHGSMVGSRMGDRRAAPLLSGERTENRLKKPTTFLCKLKFRNELPEPSAQPKLMALKKDKDRFTRYTFSSLEKNYKPQLHVEPDLGIPLDLLDLSVYNPPSVRPPLDPEDEELLRDDEVVTPVKKDGIKRKERPTDKGVSWLVKTQYISPLSMESARQSLTEKQAKELREMKGGRSILENLNDRERQIKEIEASFEACKLRPIHATNKNLQPVEILPLLPDFERYDDQFVAATFDGAPTADSEIYSKMDKSVRDAHESRAIMKSYVATGSDSANPEKFLAYMVPSVNELSKDMYDENEDVSFSWVREYHWDVRGDDADDPTTYLVSFDDDEARYVPLPTKLNLRKKRAIEGRSNDEVEHFPIPSSIAVRRRANVTAIELKEQGAYSNSKGNSSSSKMGRVDSQEDLERSHNGSRQQDPYQSSGAEDDMYD
- the LOC102610204 gene encoding protein PAF1 homolog isoform X2, which produces MASYRPFPQPPQSSFPPPPPPNQNPSQPPPPPQQQQQQQRPNPYSQNWGGYSNTGGGAQQHYHQPYSYAQPPPPPPPESSYPPPPPPPPPPPPTQQQTQPSMYYSSNQYNQNSMYPPMQPPLPPPPPSSPPPSSSIPPPPPPGSPPPPPPKDVEGRDTGTSDRDKRASKEVSRHDPGHSKQHRPPVPPPGVKKVNGGSGRVETEEERRIRKKREYEKHRQEEKHRLQMKESQNVVMQKSQMVASGKGGHGSMVGSRMGDRRAAPLLSGERTENRLKKPTTFLCKLKFRNELPEPSAQPKLMALKKDKDRFTRYTFSSLEKNYKPQLHVEPDLGIPLDLLDLSVYNPPSVRPPLDPEDEELLRDDEVVTPVKKDGIKRKERPTDKGVSWLVKTQYISPLSMESARQSLTEKQAKELREMKGGRSILENLNDRERQIKEIEASFEACKLRPIHATNKNLQPVEILPLLPDFERYDDQFVAATFDGAPTADSEIYSKMDKSVRDAHESRAIMKSYVATGSDSANPEKFLAYMVPSVNELSKDMYDENEDVSFSWVREYHWDVRGDDADDPTTYLVSFDDDEARYVPLPTKLNLRKKRAIEGRSNDEVEHFPIPSSIAVRRRANVTAIELKEQGGNSSSSKMGRVDSQEDLERSHNGSRQQDPYQSSGAEDDMYD